The Larimichthys crocea isolate SSNF chromosome I, L_crocea_2.0, whole genome shotgun sequence genomic interval ATTTCTGTTGACAAATGTGTCAAAATCCAGAACACCTccaagataagataagataatctacccacctgacaggtgtgacataccaagatgctgattaaacatcTTTGCGCAACGCAAAACCAGAGACATCACAACCTTTGTAATATGTTTGATCTGTTTTGCTTCATGGTGTTGGAGCCAGTCGTGGAGCCAATGGTTCATATAAAACATCAggacatagattttttttttgtaattttgtaatcTGTAATTCTTTTCCCAgtattcagttttgtttttgtcacttttggcCAGTGCCCAGGATGTTGCAGTTCACTGAACAGCCAAAGGTGTCATTAACAggttttctgaatgttacatAGAAAACCTTTAAGTGCCTAATTATGGACAGAAGAAGTCTGAGAACTTcagctcatgaaaaatgggagcaaaagtggaaagtatatattttattggcACAGTAATATGTGAATGTGGCTCATCAaatttgtatttgcatttaaagCACTAATACTTGTCACGTTCACCCATGCAAACACGCTGATGGCTGATTAGGAGCGATACAATGCTTCTTATCTCGTCACAGACTGttgcatctgtgtgtatatatactgtacatagcCTGAATATATACATAGGACTTTTTTAGTAGCAGACTTGACATCAAAACAGGAAGATCACAGAACGTGTAAGCCATGATAGAGAGCTGGCGTACACGGTAACAGCGCCCCGGGAGTGACAACACTAAATAgagtaatgttatttttaatcactcCTGTAGTTTTTCTGTTATGTCATGTGTGGAAAAAAGGTCTGTTTGAATAAAGTGGCTGTACTctacaatataaaaacaaataatctgaatgaattcctcctctgaaaaaaaaagtataaatgctgccatctagtgttcTTATCTGTGCAACTTCATCCTTCTTGCTCTGctctaaattaaaaacaacaaacaaacaaacgaacaaacagacaaacagtttttcttctaaAAGTATCCATTAGGATTATATCAGTGagagtaaagagagaaaaaaagagggtaTCCAGAGTGATATCCTCCTCTCGAGGGGGGGGGATCAGGATTCCTAGCTACGCCCCTGCAACACAGAGAACAGATGTAGCCTCCGCtcaacatcacaacatcattttttcatcatcgtcgtcatcgtgACCcgcacacagccacacacaagcCCActtatgcacatacacacaaacctgGTTTCATAAGTTTGAAGGCTAATAAGTCGAGGAaacttttttaacttttggacTTTGATTCAGTTTCATTAAGGAGGAGTTGGTTTCACATaaatacaacatgtttttaaagtttattgggatataaaagaaatacattatagtatatgtatgtgttttatatattcatcACATAAACCTCACTAAAGTGAAACCATTTCAAACTTAACATCACTGGATTGGCTGACACCGGCAGGTAATGTAAACTGAGTGGAACACCGCATAACTGGCTCGACCACTGTCGACActgatgacaacaacaaatctgCTTTGCTTGTACactgtgcacatacacagaggTAATCTGCAGCTTATTGCATCCTTtaagaagaaataacacaatgtcactttttaagaaatgatgaattaacaaagtaataaaaaaaaaaaacatgctttaatTCAATAAACTGAAAGCTTTTACTGCTACAGTCTTGGCTTGATGTATATCCGCTAATGCAGCTAATCTTAACACTTGTGCATTGTTGTATAATGCACAGTAATGACAGTCAACTTGCAGACGTTGCTTGAAGTTTGACAGTAATTTTGCAGTTAGGATTATCTCAGTCAGTTGTGGCCACAAATTGGCagaagttacataatgttgctttaattacaAATCGTATGAATTGCATATCCCTTGCTGAGCATTTTTCGTTCAACTGTGATTCATATGACAGTAAATTTGCATGGGCAGACTGCCTGCATAGCATTATAGCGTTGCCGTGTTGTGGTAATGTAGGCGTTGGCATGTTGATGGATACTTGAAGTAAATGACACAAACTAACCCAGTTTCATCTCCTTAGAACtctgaaagaaaaactcttcaATAGACAAACTTTACAGCCTTACAGTTTTTTCTCATTGTCGTGCCTCAGGGGCACATCCCAACACTTTCGCTGTGTCTTTTTCAAGTTGGCCCACAGTCTAACTAGCTGTTGGGGGCTTCGTTTGTGGATCAGTAGGATTGTGTGATATGAACACAGctcatttccttccttcttaGGAAAGTCAAATGTGAGAAATGCCGGGTGGTGGATGGGGTAAGTGTTAAGCCGTTCCTGAGAAATGCCGGGTGGTGGATGGGGTAAGTGTTAAGCCGTTCCATACACATCCCTACGTAGACGTCATCGATGGGGTACAGGTGGACCATTTTAGACGTGAGGTGTAGACGTCTGGTCAACAGGCTTGAGTacaccacccctcctccacctccatatGAAGGATAGAGACCAGTGTAGAAGGAATCTGGGATGAAGTACTTGGAAAGACTGTTTCGCTCTGGTATGGCTGCATCTATGACATTTCCAATCATGAAGTCTTTCATAGTCTTGTGCGCATGTGGCTTATTTAGCTCATTCTGGAGGTAAGTTATCATTTTCGGGGTGTTGACGAAGACGTCATCGTCCCCCTTAAAGACAAAGAGAGTCTTGTTGCAGTGGCTTGAGAACCAGTTCCAGAACAACACGTCTTTCAAGGTGAGGTTGAAGAACGTGTCCTGGAAGTCCCACTGCAGAATGTCTCCGTAATGTTTACTTTCCATCCTCAGTAACGGAGATACATCCACACTGAGTATCTCCGGGTCTTCTTTGCCTAGCAGGAACACCCTGCGGATATATCCTCCACTACTGTTCATCTCATGCCCTGCTTGCCATCCCGCCTGCCCCCAGGTGTGCCGAATGGCCTGCCGGTTCTTAAAATTCAGCTCTGTTGTCTTGATGGCCAGGAGAAGCAGAGGGGGCTCCTTCTCATCCTTTGCACCAGCACCACAAACACCATCTGgctggatgatggatggatagtcCCTCCTTTGCATGTACCTCACAAATTCTTGCATCGGCTCTGATAGCACTGCAAAATGTTTTCTCCCACTGTCTGAGTCAGCAACTTCAGAGAAACTTTGCTTCAGCAAGGACTCGATATTTACAGATTTCCTCTTGGTGTTGTTGAGGTGCAGGATGGGGTTGAACTGGACGTCGACAGCATGCTGGAGCTTATTCCAAAAGCCCCTCTTGTTCATTTTGAGATCCCAGAAAGTTTTAGCAATGGGTGCATAGCTCTTGTTCCTCAAAGTTCCTGAGGCCACAAAGTGAACTTTGTTGAGGCTGTGGATCCCTGGTGTCGACGTGCTGTTCATAGAAATACATACCATGATCATAATGTAGCACAACAGAATGGCCACACAGATGCACGGGCTGCACAAGCAGATGAACACATTACGCCAGCGACAATGGAACTGCGCCATTTAACTGCAAATACACAACAAGTTTGTTAGTATAGACAAATCCTAAATCTGTGTAAGAAGACTTGCTTTTATatcaaaatgcattaaatgcaTCATGAAACCGACCCAGAGTTCAACAAATAACAGCTCCAAAGTTGCGAGGGGTTTTGAGGCAGAAAGGAAAGTGGCTGTAGCTGTTCTGAAGATTTTGCTTGTATCACATTATTTTCAACATGCGTCCACAACAtgataaagaaaaagataaagtaCAACAATGCTGTTTCCAAAAAGttgttaaatgtaaaaagaaactaaatttgatgatgtgcaaaacattgaaaCTTGAAGACAAGTTTGATAAAGACAACTATGAACTTGAAAAAAGTTGCGTAGTATCATGTTTACCACTCTGTTCTGCAGGTAGACTAGTTTAGTACCCGAGCTCTTTTACTGCAGAGCCAACAGAGATATTTGAATATGTACAGAATGTGGTTTGGCATCGTCTagctgaaacaaacaaggtAGTTATTGAAAAAGATGCTGTCCACTTGCCAGCATGTGTTTCTCCGAAGCCTGTTAATGTGGTTTAGCATTAACGGTGCCTTCACAAATGAGCAGGTTATGCCATGTGCTCTAATGTAACATCACAGATGCTTTTAAATATGTGCAAGggtcaggatggtcctgagagTTCACATGATATTTTGTACTGGAgacaataaaatacacagatTCTTCTATTTAACATTAAGAAACATTATTGTTAAGTTTTTGCACTATTTGCCAGCGCAGTCTTTCACCTCCTGAACCCCGCCTCCCAATCTTTACTTCACTAAGTCTCTCTCGGATGTTCTTTTTATTCCAAATCATGTTACTAATTTGTTGCTATTAAACctcatttcacaacttttccagtctttttttttttaaaacatgttgctgACATCAAATCCAAAACGTATGATTGATGACATATGACAATCTCAAGTTTTCAACAGCATGACTGTGTAGTCAAAGAGtctctgtgataaactggcCTGTCTCAACTTGTCAACTATGAATGTTTGATGCATTATGAAACATCAAATACGATAAAGAAGACCCCCAACTAACTGTTCAGCAGCTGAAATCCTACatcaagcaaaaatgtcaaaagacTTTTTAGGATTACAGCAAATTACTAGTCGCTTACAGAGTGTCGTTAAAAGAAGAGGTGATAAACAGAGCAGTACACGTAACCATTCCCTTCCCaacatgttgctggcatcaaattcagaaaTGGGCATAAAGTTTTCCAAAATCAATGAAATTTGATAAGTTGTCTTTAATTAAATAACTTACAACTTTTTGGGGGAACAATGTgtacaatattaataattacaGTGAAGATTACAGGTTATTTACACACTTGAAATATAAATCAAGAGtcagctgtttatttttgcttacCTGTTTTAACTGATGGCTCCCTCGCTCACTGAATCAAATTTGATGAGCAAAGCTGGTGGTCCACGACAGCCACATTGTTGCATAGAAAGTCAGATGTAAGAAAGTCAGTACGATCAGTGAAAGACACTGCTGTAGATCTTGGAGATGTGTGTGAACAATGATGACACGTTCCAAAGAGCTGCTTTGCTTAGAGAAGACAGActggtgtgtgtacacaagGGAAACACCCACTGACATGAAGACAGGAATGGCCAAACAGGAATGACATTTGTGGCTGTTATTTCCACAGAACTAAGCACAAATGGAATTTAATTCCATAAAGTCAAACACCCATTGGCTATTTTCAATGCAATAATTAAAACCTGTGCAAAACAGGTCTAGTGGCTGTTTGCACACCAATCTTTCAGACACTGATTAACTCACCTCATTTTGAAACAGTTTCTTCTGACATATCAGTGACATCATTTCTCACCACCATCAGCCCAAAAGCATGCACTCATCAAGTAAAACAGGATGTGTGAGCAAGAAATCGTGCTTGAAATGCCTGGAGTCTGTCAGTAACCCTGAAACTTTAGTGAAACCCACTATTTGTTACACTGAAGGAAGGTGCCCAAAACCAGCCCATATTTCCCAGTTGCAATTTGAGTTCAACCTACATCAACAATCAGagtgtgtcctctgtcctgtctgtattgaatatttaaaaaaaaagttgtttatttcTACTTCTACGTCACAACCTTTGTAATATGTTTGATCTGTTTTGCTTCATGGTGTTGGAGCCAGTCGTGGAGCCAATGGTTCATATAAAACATCAGGacatagattttcttttttgtaatcTGTAATTCTTTTCCCAgtattcagttttgtttttgtcacttttggcCAGTGCCCAGGATGTCGCAGTTCACTGAACAGCCAAAGGTGTCATTAACAggttttctgaatgttacatAGAAAACCTTTAAGTGCCTAATTATGGACAGAAAAAGTCTGAGAACTTCAGCTCaagaaaaatgggagcaaaagtggaaagtatatattttattggcACAGTAATATGTGAATGTGGCTCATCAaatttgtatttgcatttaaagCACTAATACTTGTCACGTTCACCCATTCAAACACGCTGATGGCTGATCAGGAGCGATACAATGCTTCTTATCCAAACGATCCACAGTGCTGACACTGATACTAAAGAggtaaatctggggcaactggacttgtttgtagatcCATGatgatgtttcacctctcattcAAGAGACTTCTTCATCTCTGACTGACTGTGGAGACCCAGGTGTTTAGCCTAGTTAGGATCATTGAACAGGCCATTGTGTCCACTTGGTTTATAGTCTTTAAAGCCACCTGAGGTTTAGTGTGAACCACAGTCGTTCATGTCACCTGAGGTCTGGCATGGACGGTGGTCACTGGAGTCACATAAGTGTGAACTGCTGTTCAGTCTCCTTGGAAGGGGTGAAAGGATGGCATTGTAGGTGGGGGTGATGTGATGTCTaaggcctcctcctctgttgagGGATGGTTTCTTAACTTTTGCATAGATagcctccttcactcctctttcaAACCACCTGTCCTACCTGCCCGAAATGTGAACATTATTATCACTAAAAGATCATGGCTTGTACCCAAGGTCTAAGAAAATCTGCAGAGTCTAGTCATGATGTGTTGAGCCATGCGCttgtttaatttggtttcaCTAAAATACAGGTATGTGCTGTCTTTGAGGTAAACCAGCTTCTGTCTTAGTGTAATAACACACTCAAGGGTTCGGTACTGTGCTTAAGAAAATTGGGGAGCCAATATTAAGACTTGCTCTcccacctgagccacagctggtATGTGAGAGTAAAAATGTAACCTGTCATAGACtgttgcatctgtgtgtgtatatactgtacatagcctgaatatatatataggacTTTTTAGTAGCAGACTTGACATCAAAACAGGAAGATCACAGAACGTGTAAGCCATGATAGAGAGCTGGCGTACACGGTAACAGCGCCCCGGAAGTGACAACACTAAATAgagtaatgttatttttaatcactcCTGTAGTTTTTCTGTTATGtcatgtgtggaaaaaaaggtcTGTTTGAATAAAGTGGCTGTACTctacaatataaaaacaaataatctgaATGAATTCCTCctctgaaaagtaaaaaaaaaaaggataaatgctgccatctagtgtaCTTATCTGTGCAACTTCATCCTTCTTGCGCGTGTaactctgacttttctttttatataaacaataaaatcttCTGATGGTCTGtaaatcaaaaagaaagaaagaaacaaacagtttttcttctgttacAAAGATGACAGGACTGTTTCAAAATGGTAggaataaagttttatttttcatatgaaGGGGTGGTtttggatttttcttcttttacaagTAGTATGTTTTTGATAAAACTTGCAAAAAATCTTCTAGCATATTCCAAGAATGATGGACATGAAGAGAAGGGGATTTATTGCTGAATGTTAAAatgaagacacattttttattttttttcaccgAGTGGAAAAACGATTTGCTTGCTGCTTTTTCCATGCACCCAACTACCAGTACCACTAGGACATGCAGAGGGGTTAAGGGGGTGGTGAGAGGGAGAAGGGaaaggggagaggggagagagggagtaggaaggaggaggggagtgagggaggagggaggagagagggagtcGGTAGGTAAAAAAGACAAAGGCAAACTGcttgacaaacacaaacatggaggGTCTTTGCATGTAAAGGGGAAAAGGGGGGAGTGCAGggtgaggagaaagaggaaacgGGGGTGTGTTAACAATTCAACTAGCTCTAGAAGCACACTACCCTCACTTGCAGTATTTCCACATTGCAAATCCCAGATTGATTACAGTGAATAGTAAGACAAAACTAGCCAGACCTTTTGGGCCATGAAACccaaataatgtttttataaattTCTAGCATGATTCCCCCCTGAATCTGAGAGGGTTCGTCGCCATTTTTAAGATACTTTCTATATCTGTGATCCATGCATCTCctgtgtgtaaaaagaaaagaacagcagaAAAACTCTACTTATTGGAAATTAACTCTAATAGGGACACATATTGTATCTGACACAGTATCATTTTCCTCAGTGAGCTCTGAAAGGGTCTCTAAACCCCTCGATGTGTATCTGAAGTGGAAGAGTTTCTGACACGATCAGCCCAGTGTTAGTGTGCTGTTCAGTACACTCATTTGGAGATGGCGGGGGcgagagaaagggggaaaaggGGGCGCCTAAATTCATCTGCTAGTTGCTTCTGAAGTTCGGTAATGGCGGgggtgaaaaaaacatgaaggtgAAGGAGCGATGTGTGGTGGAAGGGAAGTCGGACAGAGACAGACGCATAAACAGATCATTCAGTCAATATGACCAAGCAAAAAGAAAGTACAATCAATAAATAGGAATGCAAATCAAACGATGCAGTAATCAGTTTTATCATATACCAACGTTTGGCTGTGAgctaaaggaaaataaagaataaattaaaaaatcaaaactcaGAAACTCGTGAACCCGCACCAAGAGATTTTTCCCATCAGAGCTGTGCCGTCGCTACAACAGGGGTAAAAAGGTGGTGGCTCCACATCTGGAGAGGGCCCGTAAAAGTATCCATTAGGATTATATCAGTGAaagtaaagaggaaaaaaaaagaggggaccCAGAGTGATATCCTCCTCTcaaaggggggtggggggcccAGGATTTCTAGCTATGCCCCTGCAACACAGAGAACAGATGTGGCCTCCGCTCAACATCATTTtttcatcatcgtcattgtcgtTGTCGTGACCcgcacacagccacacacaagcCCActtatgcacatacacacaaccttttgaagaaaaaaaaaaaaaaaagcaactgaaTCTCCCTTTTGAGTTTTGACCCAcgtttccatttcttttttttttcccccatcatGACCACGAGTGAACGCAACAAAccttgacagacagacaggaaaaaggAGAGTGAGGGGATGTGGATCTGGCCTGCGGACTGAACTGTGACTGAGATGACGTGCGCTCTCTGCTTTGAGTCTTTTGGCTGTGATGTGATGGGGAAGTCCTGAGACACAGTGCGGCTCTAAGCTGCTGGCATAGGAAACGGGCGGGCTGGGCAGTCCACGGGAGGCCAGAGTCAGGCTGGATTACAACTGGATTGGTTAGGTTCGGTTTGGATCGGCAGCTCCCTGGCCAATGACTGCTCATGGAGGGAGGTTCTTACAGTGCAATGGAGCTTCTGGCAGCGTGAGGATTGGTGGAAGGAGCATGTCAGTCAAACAAGAGAGACCACACCCTTGAAGGTGAACAGAGGTGAAAACCAAATGAGGCTTCATGAGGTgtatacatacagacacacacacacgcacacacacacacacacacacacactgcaagcaCCACCAATGTCATGGCAGCACCCTGAACACCTACACAGGAATCTGGAGTCACTTTTCCCATCGACAGCTCCCTAACACTTTTAGttttacagaaataacaacaaatgaCCGAGAGGCAGCGAACGAAGACAGAGATGGCGTGACGTGATTCATCCAAAAAATCatccaagaggaaaaaaaaaaaactaccctACATCCGGTTTGCGTCAGTGACTTAATGTCCCTGTGAAACGAGCGCGTCGCGTGGATCATACTCATGTAAACAGACACCTTTTACACAGGAGGAATCAATATTGCATGATGACATAATCAGATCACAgttcaaaaagaagaagatcccaaatcagagaaaaaacCAAAGCAAAAGGAAGAGGGTTGGTCTCTATAAAAACGAGGAGTCTTTATAAGAAAGGCTACAAAAACTCAATGGGACCTCCGACTTCAGCATACAGCAAAAGGCACCACAATATTATTCTATTTATCTAACTTGTGAAAAAATTGGCACgtaattctcttattttttcatctctcataatgctgtaaatcaaaaaactttacatataaatatttccCCCCCGTTATAAAAAAAGTCTTTGCTGTTAGCTAGTAGACAATTTttgctgaaatgaaaataaatatttcatttgtttagaATATCTGTCtgttatacaaaataaaaatatttctcctAGGTGCAGGTCTCTAGTCCACTGGTTGTGTGTAGGAGGAAGGGGAGTGTGtgaggtggagggggtgggtGGTGGCAGGGCGGGGTAGGTTAAGTCTTAAAGGGGCATGTTGTCAGCCTTGGAGCGATGCGACTGGGAGCCGCGGCTCTGCCCATTGCTGCGCGTCCCCGGCCGACTGAGCCCGCGGTGAGTCCGTGTGTCCGCACCGGATGACGAACGGAAACCCGGGACGGTTAAGGGCGGGTCCATGTTCATGTTCTGCATACTGAGGAAAGGCGTGCTCTCCCCGTGagcgtcctcttcctcctcctcttcctcctcctcctctgactgGCTGAAGCTCTGCGAGCTGTAGTCCCGTAGGCCCGCTGAACGCTGGGAGATGTGTCCGTTGAGGCGGTTGCGTCGCGGCCGGCGCCGGCTCCGGATGGGTTCCCGTGAAGAGGCGTACTCCTGCGTGGTCTCGTAGGCCTCGTCGTCGGGGAGACGGTAAGGGCTGGACGGTAGACTCCCTGTGCTCTCCGTCAGGTAGGGTCGTCGCGGACGCCGAGGCTGCCTGTATAAACTTCCATCCTGAAAATAAACCAGAGTGGAAGATGTCAGGATTGTAGCCTAATATACAGAGATTATTATTCAGaaacacactgttgcactgggttACATGTTCCTTCATGGAGATGAACATGGGTGCTGGAGTTTAATTTGAGTTCATTCCACATACACCCGTCCTGCAGCTGTAAATATCCATGGGAGCACCAGATATGTAttcatccacagctgaaaatagtccccaacaaaggCACTATTTACTTCTGTTTGAGTAACAGTAACTAGAAACTGCAGCACTCAGCTGTTTCTGATACTGTGACCCACTTTTAAAGAGTTCTGGCTTGGAGCTCGGTGCCACTGAGAGATGAACTGATCACCGCTCACGTGTGTGTGCACTATACGTACATCCGGGCATCGTAGCAGCGGCTGGTCATCGTCCCTGTGGTAGGCGGCAGCGTTGGGGGGCAGGGAGAGGGCGTGGCTTGTGTTGGGCGAGGTGATCTGGAAGGTGGGCACCTGGGGCGGCAACGGGGGGTAGTGGAACTCCACCGGAGACAGGCGCGCCGGCGTGGTTAACGCCGAAACATACCTGGATGGGAAAAGGACGACAGCGGATCATTGAACGTAAGAACCAAGACTagcacacaaaataaactaaacccGAAGGTGTACGTGGCAACAAGCTGTTGGAAACTCAGAAACTCACATTCATAATCAGCAGTTTTGCATTTCATATGTATGAATCTGGCAGGAGGGTACAGTAGTTTGATTGCCCGTGACCTTTAAGtacacatcaacacaacacGACAGAGTGGGATGCTTCTATGATGTCGGGATTTTGGACTGATAGTCAGTATCATCCATTCTGCCAGTGAATCCCATCCATCTGTTTTCTAAACCTCTTCTCCTCTtaagggaaggggagggggtgggTTATGGGAGCTGGAACCTACCCAGCATGCACCGGGCAAGAGGAAGGAGTTAGGACACCCCGGACAGGTCGCCAGTCAATCACAGGGCGAACGCacgacacagacaaacaaccacgCTCACACACCTGCAGGCGATTTCAGTGTTTCCAGTCCATCTGACCTGCGAGTCTTTGGACCGTGGGAGGAAgctccacacagaaacactgcagccaGCTGGCCGAGGTTTGCAACGCtggacctttttatttttgccatgAAATGACACTGTTAACTGCTGAGTGACCTCAACGCCCACTCAGTcagcacgaaaaaaaaaaaaaaaaaaaaaaacagtacttAACATGTGCTCTCCCAGCTGCAAGGAGTGTATGACTGCTTTAACTTAGTCgttaatgcagtttttttcGCCGCAGCGACATCAAATATAACTAAATACAGAAATGTCAAGTCTGTTTGTTAGTTAGAGGGCATGCTGGGACATGTAGGAAACCACCAACAGAGGAGTCAAGAAGAGTCTTTGATGACTGACCTTCACAGAATGActgaatgaagagagagaagtcCTGTTTGGACAAAGAATTCACCaacaatgtttgaaatgtttcatgaCCTACGAAGAACTCAGCTCACAGGACAGCATGTGGGTTATAAAGTCACATTACATTATCAAGTATGTGGGTAGTCCTTGACACATCGAAACATGTAGAACAGTTTGCTGCCACTTGGGGTCGCCAAAGAGAACAGAGGGTGGTGTGACATGAaaccaaacaaagcagcaaGAAGTGTTGTAGCATcgtgaacaaacacacacccgtTACCACCCTCTATACCTGTCACTGTGAGGCGAGTCTCGTAGGGAGTCATAGGAATCCCCGTACTGCATTCCCGGTCCGGACACGTCCGTACAGCCCCAGTGGGCGGCTCTCCTCGCCATGCACGCCGGGCTGCTGCACTTACTGGTTCCCACAGAGCTGGACAGCCCACCTGACTGGCAGTCTGAG includes:
- the LOC113746639 gene encoding N-acetyllactosaminide beta-1,3-N-acetylglucosaminyltransferase 2-like — protein: MAQFHCRWRNVFICLCSPCICVAILLCYIMIMVCISMNSTSTPGIHSLNKVHFVASGTLRNKSYAPIAKTFWDLKMNKRGFWNKLQHAVDVQFNPILHLNNTKRKSVNIESLLKQSFSEVADSDSGRKHFAVLSEPMQEFVRYMQRRDYPSIIQPDGVCGAGAKDEKEPPLLLLAIKTTELNFKNRQAIRHTWGQAGWQAGHEMNSSGGYIRRVFLLGKEDPEILSVDVSPLLRMESKHYGDILQWDFQDTFFNLTLKDVLFWNWFSSHCNKTLFVFKGDDDVFVNTPKMITYLQNELNKPHAHKTMKDFMIGNVIDAAIPERNSLSKYFIPDSFYTGLYPSYGGGGGVVYSSLLTRRLHLTSKMVHLYPIDDVYVGMCMERLNTYPIHHPAFLRNGLTLTPSTTRHFSHLTFLRRKEMSCVHITQSY